The region ACCCGTAATCGTATAGGCGCCAATCTCCATACCGGGAATAACCGCCGTTCCGGTCCCTGTCTGTACACCTTCACGAATGGTCACATTACCGGAGAGATTCGTTCCCGGCAGAATGGCCGCATAGTCTTCGATGATACAGTCATGACCTACTGTACAGCCGTAATTAATAATAACATGGCTTCCGATTGTAATATTGGTGGTAACGATGCTGCCTGCGCAGATCATCGTGCCTTCACCAATCGTGTTCTCATCTCCATATACGGCGCTCGGATGAATCAGCGTGGCGAATCGGATGGTTGGCTGCAGCTTTTTTACTTGCGCTACTGCTTTTTTCTTGCCCTGCGGGTGGCTAAATCCGCAGATAACATACATATCCTTATATTCATCCTCTGCAAGCAGCTCGGTTGCACCCAACACTTGAAACCCGTTGCGGATTTCACCGTGAATGGCTTCATTGTCATCAATATAGCCAAGAAGTTCCCACTCAGGTTGAACCTTATTAATATCTTTGATCAACTGGGCGGTCTCCCGGCCATGTCCGCCGGCACCCAGAATGGCGATTCGCTTCATCATGCCACATGTGCCTCCTTATGTATATGTCCTATTATACAAGGTATGTAAAGAAGAAAATCTTATTTATTTATTAAAAAAGTATGAAGAAGATAAGAAGGAAGCTGGCAAACCAAAAAATCCTCTGCCGACATGCGTCGACAGAGGGAGTATGTACCCTAACTGCACACTAAAGCGCAGCAACCAGCTTATCAATCTTCGTCTTCATCATCGTCATCGTCGTCCCGATCCTTGTCTTTTCCTTTATTTTTGTCTTTGTCCTTATCTTTGTCTCCCGGCTTGTATTTATCATCATCGTCGTCCTTATCCTTATCGTTTGGCTTCTCTTTATCAGCTTCAACCGTAACGAGTAGCTGCCCCACTTCGATGCCTTTTACTTTTGCAGACACGACAGTCACTCCCGCCTTGTGAGCGCGAAGATTTCCTTTCTCATCGACAGTGGCAACGTCCGGATCAGAAGAGGACCATTCGATGCCGGAGCGGATTGTGAAATAGCCCGGGAAGTCTACCTTTAAAGTTAGCTGCTTCACCTTGCCCGGTGTAAACTTGCCTGGCTGAAGTATCAACTGCGTGTTATTGCGGGCAAAAGCCTGTACAAAAATAGCGACAACTTCGTAATTCGGATCAAACTCCCGTACGATTCGTTTGCGAATCGCAATCACATCTTCTGTCGTAATGCCGATTCCCGCTAATTTTGTCGCTAATTTTTTGAACTCACCATGCTTCATCATCCGTGCAATCGAGTCGCTAATGATGCTGTCTAACGGCTTATTAACATTGAGCATGTGATTCATAACCACTTCAGCTAGAACCTGCTTTTGCAGCATGCTTGCAAATTTCAGCAGATCTTCTTGCTTGAACTCAGTGCCGAAGATTTTCTGCCATGTGCCGTAATGATTTTTCTTAAAGGCAGCAAGCGCCTCCTTTTTATCTTCCGGTGTATACAGCAGGACGACTGCATCGCGCAGCATAGCGGATGCCTCTTCCGCTTTTACCCCTTTGGCTTTTAACTTCTCTACGGCTTTCGGATTCTGTAGAATCTCATCGCGCCAGAAGGCAAGTGGCTTCGCTTTAATTTCTTCGCGCAGTTGAGCTAATCTCGCTTTCTCTTCCGGAGTCAACGAGTAGAAGATTTCGAGTGCCTTATCCTTGTAGCGGTCAATCTGATGTGATTGGGACGAATTCCAGTTGACGGCTGCCATAGACGGAGCAGCTGATGACTGGGTGGGAAAAAGAACAGCCGCAGACGGCAGAGCGACACTAAGGGCGGCAACGGAAGAAATAATGCGACGGGAATGCTTCAGCTTCATACGAAATCCTCTCCTTCATCATATAGATAGTTATATGGGATAGAAAGAAAGCACACGCAGCATGCGTCTTCTCGCTGTTTTTCCACTACGCGTGCCTCTTCCTTCTTCCATCAGCAGGTGTGTTATTTCGCGTCTTGTGCGAGACTGTACACCTTATGAATGAGCACAGCTGCCTGCGCACGGTTGGCCGTCTCCCTTGGTCCAAAGACGCCTCCATTCATACCTGTCATGACCTTCTTCTCTACCAGCGCGGCGATGTCTTTTTGCGCCCAAGAAGAGATGCGGGATTTGTCTTTGAATTGTGTTAGCGACTCTTTCTTTTGGTCATCGCCTTGGGCAAGCAGCTTGGCCGCTTCCATCGCCCGAGCAGTCATGGACGCCATCTGTTCACGGGTGATCGGTGCCTGCGGATCGAATTTCGTCTTGCTGACTCCGCTCACAATGCCCAGCTTTGCAGCAACCGCCACATCAAGCGCGAACCAATCGTTCTCCTTCACATCCGTAAATCCGGGGTATGGTGCACCGTCGACTTTCGTGTTCAGTTGAAGCGCCTGTACAAGAAGATGCGTGTATTGGGCGCGAGTCACCTGGCTCATCGGTACAAATTTGTCTTTGCTCATCCCTGTGATGATGCCTTCTGAAGCGAGGGTCTGAATGGCGTCTTTAGCCCACGGCACCTTTTCAATATCCACAAAGCTCGGAGTCGGCTTCGTACCCTTCTCCGGGTCCGCCGGCATCGTTACAGGCGGAGTCGGGGTCGGCTGCTTTGGTGTATCCGGTGTGGCTGGCGGCGTTACTGGTGTAGGATTGTTCTGAATCTCATCCTTTGCCTTCAGCGCATCATCGAGTGTAATATTGGACTGCTCTACTTCCTTCTTCAGTTCTTGATATTTCTGTGGTTCTACCGTCTCGCGCAGGGCATCTTCTGCTACCTGTTCGAGCGGCTTGTCCGGTGACGTAAGCATATCCATCATGGCCTTTTCCTTAAGCGCCTGCTGCTCCTGTGGTGTCAGCTGCTTAAGCAGCTCCTTCATTTTTTCCGTCTTATCCTGATCCATTGCAGACGTGGTTGTATTCTCAGCCGCTTGTACAGGGGATGCGAGCGCCCCTGCCGCTGGCAGCATGACCGATGCCGATAACAAAGAGATAGCCAACTTCCGACGTAATCCATTATTTTTCTTCATTTCTTCATCCTCCCAAGTATGAATTATCAGAAAAACACAGCGAAAAAGAGAAGCGGGACGTCCCGCTCTTTAATTTATGAAAAACGGCAGAAAAAGCTTGATGCACAGCCTTCCCTTACCGGATTTCTCTATTCTCATCTATTCATACCGCAGCGCTTCAATCGGTGGAATGCGTACTGCGCGAAGAGCTGGAATGATACCGAACAAAAGGCCCGCTCCGATGGCGAAAACAACCGTATACCCTATCATCTCAAAGGGAATGGCATTCGGTAGAATTGGAAAATAATGATGAATCCAATACATCGCTCCATATGTTGCCGCAAGTCCCGCGAGCGCGCCGATTACACTCAGGAATACGGCCTCAACTAGAAACTGGCTCATGATATGCCAGGACCTGGCCCCTACAGCCTTGCGGATGCCAATTTCGCGTGTCCGCTCCTTTACCGTTAACAGCATGACATTCATAATTCCGATGCCACCGACAAGAAAAGCAATACTTGTAATCGCAAGCGTAATGACGCCGGCAAGATCCATCACCGTATTAATCATATGGACCGCTTCCTCCGCTTTTACGAGGTTGAAGTCTGTCTTGCCGTGGTTCGTACCGATGACACGGCTGATCTGCTTCTCTACCTGCGGCACATTCTCTGCTTTCTTGGCGGTAAAGAAGAGAAGTGAAGCATGCTCAGTGTTGCCTACTTTCTCTACTACATGATACGGTGCATACACACGATCATTGATATTAAAGCCAAACATCTGTTTCTCATCGAGAATGCCGATAATCTTGAACTCTTCTCTGTTCACTTTTACGGTTTTGCCAACGGTGGGCTTGTCGCCGAATACATTCTTCTTAATATTGGAGCCAAGGACGATCACATGCTTTTTCTTATCCATCTCCTGCTGTGTAAAAAAGCGACCTTCCTTCATCTTCACATCAAGTACTGGCGGCAAATCCGGCGATGTACCGGTGAAAATCATGTCATAGCCTTTTTTCTCATGAATGAGCGCACCCATGACTTCATTCTGCGGCGCAGCTTTGTCTATCGCCTTTACCTGCTTTTTTACATCCATTGCATCCTTATATGTTAAGGTGCTTGAGGATGGGGCAAATGAAGCAAAATCGGATAGACCGCTATCCATAGCCTTCTTATTCATAAGCTTGCCAGGCACAACGGTGATCTGTTGAGCGCCAAGACCGGAGAACTGTGCGAGCAAACTTTGGTTGAAATTATATAACACAGACATCAGTGAAATAACGAGAAAGGCGGCAACAGCGACACCAAGCAGCGCAAGGAAGGAGCGGCCCCGATACATCCAAATGCCGCGCAGCGCCATCCCTATATTGCGAAAGATCATCCGAGACTCACCCCTCTGTCAACTGCCTCACCATACGGAATGAGCCTGCGGTCGCGCACATATAAGATCCGATCCGCGATCTGCGCCAATTCGTGGTCGTGTGTAACCAGCATAATGGTACGACCCTGCTCATGAAGCTGCTTAAAGATCGTGACCACCTCCTGCTTCGAGGCCATATCCAGGTTACCGGTCGGTTCATCGGCTAGTACAAGGGTCGGTGACGTAACGATCGCACGGGCAATCGCCACCTTCTGCTTCTGCCCGCCGGATAAGTTAGTCGGCACGTCCCGCTTGCGTGCAAGCATCCCAACCATATCGAGCGCCTCATCCACCCGCCTACGCCGCTCCCGACCGGACATGCGAGCATACTGCAGCGGTAAGGCTACATTCTCGCCTACCGTCAAGCGCGGCACCAGCATGAACTGCTGGAAGACAAAGCCGATATGCCGATTGCGAAGAGCCGCAAGCTTACCGCCTCTATATCTCGTCACATCACTGCCCGACAGCAGGTATTCACCAGCATCGGGCTTATCTAGCAGTCCAAGGACATTAAGCAGCGTTGACTTTCCCGAGCCGGAAGGTCCCAAGATAGAGACGAATTCACCCGTCTCTACCGTCAGGTTCACCCTATCAAGCACAGTCATTCTCTCTCGTCCGTCCTTATAATGCCGGGAGATTCCTCTCAGCTCAATCATACCTAGATACATCCTCCATGAACGGTTTCAGCTGGAATACGATATCTTCTACAATGTCACGTGTCTCTACCATATTCAGTTGTTCACCCTTCTCGTAAATATCGAGCAGGATATCGGTTAAAATTTTCTGGTCGAGTCCTCTGTCTTCCGTCTTCGTTATCAACAGATATCAACTCCCGTTACTTTTCAGCGCTCAGCGCTACTTCAAGCTTCAGCCTCTTCACAACAGCTTCCGCTTCACGCTGCCGATGCTTGGCTTCTTCTAGATCGGCTGCTGGCAGCTGGTATGTCGGCACGATGTCTTTGAGCATCGCTTTAAGGTGCTCCGGCTCTACCGGCATATAATTATTCGAAGCAGCCTGCTCTAACTTCTCAAGCTTGGACATAAATTCTTTTACTGAGAAGAAGGATGGCTTGCCGATGAAAATCCTGTCGTGCGTTGTTCCTGCTGTTCCTTCCTCTGACGTAAGCAACTCTTCATATAATTTCTCACCTGGACGCATGCCCGTATATTCAATGCGAATATCTTGGTCGGGTTCAAGTCCAGACAAACGGATAAGATCGTGTGCCAGCTTGGCAATCTTCACCGGCTCACCCATATCAAGTACGAACGTCTCTCCGCCTTCAGCGATAGCACCTGCTTGAATAACAAGCTGGACAGCTTCCGGAATCGTCATGAAATAGCGAACCATCTCAGGATGCGTCACCGTCACCGGGCCGCCTTCCTTGATTTGCTGCTTGAATATCGGAATTACGCTGCCGCGGCTTCCCAATACGTTACCGAACCGAACCGCAACGAATTTGGTCGTACTGCGTCGGTTTAAGCTCTGAACGATCATCTCCGCAATCCGCTTTGTCGTTCCCATTACGCTCGTCGGATTAACGGCTTTATCTGTTGAGATCATGACAAAGCGTTCGACACCAAATAAATTGG is a window of Aneurinibacillus sp. REN35 DNA encoding:
- a CDS encoding acetyltransferase, encoding MMKRIAILGAGGHGRETAQLIKDINKVQPEWELLGYIDDNEAIHGEIRNGFQVLGATELLAEDEYKDMYVICGFSHPQGKKKAVAQVKKLQPTIRFATLIHPSAVYGDENTIGEGTMICAGSIVTTNITIGSHVIINYGCTVGHDCIIEDYAAILPGTNLSGNVTIREGVQTGTGTAVIPGMEIGAYTITGAGAVVTRSLPARCTAVGIPAAPIKQHT
- a CDS encoding Ig-like domain-containing protein, coding for MKLKHSRRIISSVAALSVALPSAAVLFPTQSSAAPSMAAVNWNSSQSHQIDRYKDKALEIFYSLTPEEKARLAQLREEIKAKPLAFWRDEILQNPKAVEKLKAKGVKAEEASAMLRDAVVLLYTPEDKKEALAAFKKNHYGTWQKIFGTEFKQEDLLKFASMLQKQVLAEVVMNHMLNVNKPLDSIISDSIARMMKHGEFKKLATKLAGIGITTEDVIAIRKRIVREFDPNYEVVAIFVQAFARNNTQLILQPGKFTPGKVKQLTLKVDFPGYFTIRSGIEWSSSDPDVATVDEKGNLRAHKAGVTVVSAKVKGIEVGQLLVTVEADKEKPNDKDKDDDDDKYKPGDKDKDKDKNKGKDKDRDDDDDDEDED
- a CDS encoding S-layer homology domain-containing protein, translated to MKKNNGLRRKLAISLLSASVMLPAAGALASPVQAAENTTTSAMDQDKTEKMKELLKQLTPQEQQALKEKAMMDMLTSPDKPLEQVAEDALRETVEPQKYQELKKEVEQSNITLDDALKAKDEIQNNPTPVTPPATPDTPKQPTPTPPVTMPADPEKGTKPTPSFVDIEKVPWAKDAIQTLASEGIITGMSKDKFVPMSQVTRAQYTHLLVQALQLNTKVDGAPYPGFTDVKENDWFALDVAVAAKLGIVSGVSKTKFDPQAPITREQMASMTARAMEAAKLLAQGDDQKKESLTQFKDKSRISSWAQKDIAALVEKKVMTGMNGGVFGPRETANRAQAAVLIHKVYSLAQDAK
- a CDS encoding ABC transporter permease, with protein sequence MIFRNIGMALRGIWMYRGRSFLALLGVAVAAFLVISLMSVLYNFNQSLLAQFSGLGAQQITVVPGKLMNKKAMDSGLSDFASFAPSSSTLTYKDAMDVKKQVKAIDKAAPQNEVMGALIHEKKGYDMIFTGTSPDLPPVLDVKMKEGRFFTQQEMDKKKHVIVLGSNIKKNVFGDKPTVGKTVKVNREEFKIIGILDEKQMFGFNINDRVYAPYHVVEKVGNTEHASLLFFTAKKAENVPQVEKQISRVIGTNHGKTDFNLVKAEEAVHMINTVMDLAGVITLAITSIAFLVGGIGIMNVMLLTVKERTREIGIRKAVGARSWHIMSQFLVEAVFLSVIGALAGLAATYGAMYWIHHYFPILPNAIPFEMIGYTVVFAIGAGLLFGIIPALRAVRIPPIEALRYE
- a CDS encoding ABC transporter ATP-binding protein, coding for MIELRGISRHYKDGRERMTVLDRVNLTVETGEFVSILGPSGSGKSTLLNVLGLLDKPDAGEYLLSGSDVTRYRGGKLAALRNRHIGFVFQQFMLVPRLTVGENVALPLQYARMSGRERRRRVDEALDMVGMLARKRDVPTNLSGGQKQKVAIARAIVTSPTLVLADEPTGNLDMASKQEVVTIFKQLHEQGRTIMLVTHDHELAQIADRILYVRDRRLIPYGEAVDRGVSLG